The Pseudalkalibacillus hwajinpoensis DNA window TTTTATCAAGAACGCATTGTTCTGTAAACAGAACAATTGTCATGGTTTTTAGATCAATTGTTGGATATAATTACTAAAATTTTTAAAAAAATAAGAGAATGGAAGTAACTAGAAAAGATGAGAAGTTTAATAGGTGTTAAAAGCCTTAAATAAGGAATTTTCAGTCTTTTTAAACTTCCAAAATAAGACTATATTAGATGTGTATTCTAAATAAAGAACAAAACGTTCTTTATTGGTGTCGGTTATTGGAGAATTTAATAAGGGGGATGGGAATGAGGACGCATACTGACGAAAAATTGGATCAGGAGTGGGTAGATCTTATTTCAATTGCAATAAAAATTGGTCTATCGAAGGAAGAAGTAAAGCGATTTCTTGTCAATTCCTCAAAAAAGTAAGGAGGAATGCAGATGATAAAATTGGGTGAAGGGACATTTGTATCTTATATTCTTGGAAAGAGAATTAAAATCATCTCTCTAGATAACGAGATATGCAGGCTTTACATTAATGATGAATACAAGGGGAAATGTGATTTAGCATTTATTCTCACAAAGGTCAACTCTCTTGAGAACAATGAGCAGGACATAAGGGGGTTGATGAAGGATGAGAAAGAGCTCTATGCAGAACTAAATGAGATTATTAGAAGTAAGCAAATTCCTACCCAAATGGAATGAGAATAGGCATACTTTATGAATATAAGACTAAATATGAAACACGACGGAATAAGATTGTGCCCTAATTTGAGTGTAACCCATACCACCCCCACATCATCAGGTATACTTTAGTAATCAAACCGTACATTAAATCCGGCTTTATCCGGGTTCTTTTGGGGTTTTGCTTCTATAATTTATACACTTCATTTAACTTTAAATGGATACTGGCTAGTTATACTTGTGTTTAAACAATAAGAGCCTTCATATATGATGGCTCCTAGTCCGTACATTAGTTATCTGATCCCTGGTTTGCACGCCATTTGTTAAATTCCAGGAATTCTTTGAATTGATCTTTACTTACGCCTGAATTCATCGCTTCTTTCACAAGTCTCTTCCACTCTGAATCTAGCTCATTTTGGTGAATGGGATCATCACCTTGTAAGAGCGTCTCAACTGAAACATCCAGGACATTCGATATTTTATCAAGAAATTGAATAGAGGGGTTAGATTGTATATTTCGTTCAATTGAGCTTAAATACGATTTGGCAACATTTGCGCGTTCTGCTAATTCCGAAAGTGATAGTCCTTTACGTAAACGGTATTTTTTTACTTCTTCACCTATCATGTTTTGTTACCCCTCCTGTACTTCGACAAAATTCTCCGTTGTTATTTATTATAGCAGTGTGCAATTGTTCCGTAAATAGAACGAAAGCGACATTTTATAATGTCGCTTTCGTTTACGTTCCTATGAATACTTCTGTTGTCGAAGAAAGCATTGAATTTCTTCGATTTTTAACCCTAGCTCCTTTGCCTCCTTGATGAGTTCAATCCATTCTTGATCAAGCTTATCCTCCGTATGTACACTCATGTCAACCCTCCTTGTAATGGATCCAGGTAATACAACCATCATAGGAGCTGTTTGCTCGCTCCCTTAGATCTGTTACTTTGCGTCCATATTTTTCAAAAATGGTTTCCTTTTTCTGGAGGATACCTTCTTGTAATGCAACGACTGCATAAATTGATACTATTATCATAGTTCGTTAAACCTAAAAAAGGTGTTGTTTTTTGTAGGGAAAACTCATTTTTATTTGACTTTTTTTGTCAATTATCCGATTTGAATCATTTATTGCTCTTGAATAGTTGCATACGTATTGGAAACAATACGAGTATAACGAACAAGGAGGAAAAGTATGAAAAAATGGCTAATGACTCTATTAACCTTTACTCTTGCGATCGGACTTGCAACAGGATGTTCGAATGCAAATGAAGAAGAAGGACCCGTAGAAGATCCTGAAATGCAAGAAGGTGCGCCAGAAGATGCCGAAAATGTTAACGAAGATGATGGTACAATTGACCAAGAAGACGATGATAATATGAATGAAGATGGAACTAAAGAAGGCGATCAGGATGAAGATGGGAACAAGGATGAAGGAGATATGGATGGTACAGAAGAGCAGCCGAATGACGAAACAGAGGAGCAATAAAGTGAATTTTGTGAATGTGACAAATAAAGACCTCACAGCAGGTCTTTTCTTTTTTTTGGTAAAATTGTCTAACTAGTTAAGTCATCGGGTATAGAAAGAAAAAAGGAGGGTTATCAATGAAAAAAGTGGCCGTTATAACAGGTGGTGGCTCTGGAATCGGAGCAGATACCGCAAAGCGCTTTGCGAAAGAAGGCATTCGCGTCTGTTTGTTTGATTTAAAGGAAAGCCGTGCAGAAAATGTGAAAGATGAGATTATTCGAGAGGGTGGGGATGCGTTTGTACTCGATATCGACGTTTCCGATGAAGAACGCGTTACATATGGACTTGAACAGGTAGTGAAAGAGTGGGGACAGATTGATATCCTCTTTAACAATGCAGGAATTAACGGTACGTTAAATTCAATTGAAGAAATGAAAGCAGAGGAATGGGATGAAACCATTCACACCAATTTGAAGAGTACATTTCTAATGATGAAACACACCATACCTTATATGAAGAAAAACGGTGGAAGTATGATCATTACGAGTTCCATCAACGGAAACCGAACGTTCTCTAATTTTGGAATGTCCGCGTATAGTACGTCAAAAGCAGGTCAGGTTGCGTTCATGAAGATGGCTGCACTTGAGCTTGCACAGTATCACATTCGTGTAAATGCAATTTGCCCTGGAGCGATTGATACAAACATTGAACAAAACACTGATAGAAAGGAAAGCGTTGAAAAAATCGAAATTCCGGTCGAGTATCCAGAGGGAGCCCATCCACTTGAGCAGAAATCAGGTAGTGCTGATCAAGTAGCTGATGTTGTTTATTTTCTTGCCTCCGATGCTTCAAGCCATGTGACAGGCACAGCGATGTACGTGGATGGTGCAGAATCACTTTTATAATCTATGTTAGACAAATCCTCGGGATAACCCGGGGATTTTTGTTGACGATTGTATTGGTCCTCCGTATTGTTAAAAAAGAGGTGATGGAAATGTTTACAAAATTACACCATGTAGCGATTATATGTTCCGATTATAAACGTTCTAAAGCTTTTTATGTTGATATGTTAGAGCTAGCTATTATTGAAGAAACGTATCGGGAAGACCGTCAATCTTATAAACTGGATCTTGCTGTGGGAGAGCACACGCGCATCGAATTGTTTTCCTTCCCAGATGCGCCGGAGAGGCCGAGTTATCCTGAAGCAAGAGGGCTACGCCATCTTGCGTTTGAAGTGGAAGATCTGGACGAAGCTGTTCAATATCTGACTTCAAAAGGAATTCAATCAATGGAAGACATTCGGTATGATGAACTAACGAATAAGCGCTTTACCTTTTTTGCTGACCCGGATGGACTACCGATTGAATTGTATGAAAAGTAGAATAATTTAACAAAAATAAGTTGATTCCTTCCAGAAGATGTGGCAAAATAAGACGTGAAAGCGTTTGCTTATTCTTGGAACTAGAATCGCTTATTTTTTTATTTTTTAAAAATGCAAACGATTTCCTTATTTTTACGGAAATGCGCAAACGGTTTCGCAACTATGTGGCTTAAGGGGGAAAAGAATGAAACGGCGTAATCGAAAAGGTCTTTCACTGTGGCTTGCTATTGTGCTTGTATTGCAACTGCTAGCAGGTGCGATACCGGGGGTTCAGGCGGCAGAAGGAAGTCCAATTATTGATGGATCGAGCGCAAAGTTCATGTATGAAGGGGATGGGAGCGAAGAAACCGTTCTTGTTGCAGGGGATTTTACAAACTGGCAGGATGGTGCACTTCCACTTGAAAAAGGTGAAGATAATGTCTGGAGTTTAAAGATTGATAATTTATCCGACGGACAACACCAGTACAAGTTGATCGTCAATGGAGAATGGATGAAAGATCCTATGAATCCAAACGGAAATGACAACAGTACGTTTACGATTGGTGAACCGACCAATGATCGAATTGTTACGCTTGTTGGTGATTTGCAGGACGAGCTTGGTGCTGCAAAGGAATGGGATCCTGCTGCAGAAGAAACGATAATGGAAGCGAAGGGAAATGGCTTTTATGAACTTACAGCAGAACTACCAGCAGGAACATATGAATACAAAGTAGCAATCAACCAATCGTGGGGTGAAAGCTATGGAGATGGAACAGGAAATTTAAAGCTCACACTCTCTGAGGCCACTACTGTCACATTTTACTATCATGATGGGACGCATGCAGTAGCGAACTCTACTAATTACACACCAATAGCTAAGGAAAAGCAGCCGAGGCTTGCCGGGTCTATTCAACCTGCGATTGATGCAGGAGCAGAATGGAGTCCAGAGCAATCTACAGCTCTTCTAACAGATGATGACTATGATAATGTTTACACTTTTACGGAAATGGTTCCTAAAGGAAACTATGAATATAAAGTGGTCCTTGGCAATACCTGGGGTGAAGATTATCCTGCAGAAAATGCGAAGCTAAATGTCCTTACAGATGCTAACGTTACGTTCTTCTTTAACTCTGAAACAAAAGATGTAAGCACAGATTACAGTGCAGAAGGGTCTGACGGGGCGATCTCAAAAGCGAGTCTTCTACATAACTCATGGGAAGAAGCTTACCGGGCTCCATTCGGTGCCATACAAAAAAGCAAAACCGTGACTCTCCGTCTTTCAGCAAAGAAAGATGACCTCACGGGAGCGGACCTGTATATTAAGAATCAAAATACAGGAACTAGCAAACTCGTTGCAATGGAAAAGGCCACAACAGCTGATGGTCTTGATTTCTGGGAGGCAGATGTAACGCCTGAAGAAAAAGGCCTGTATGGCTACAAGTTTATTGTCAGAGACGGCTCTGCGAAGGCAGAATACGGGGAAGATACGAAGCAGGGCGCATTAGGAAAAGCAATTGATGCGAATGCTGAGCTGTATCAATTAACGGTATTTGATCCAGGTTATGAAACACCAGATTGGATGAAAGAAGCGGTTGTGTATCAAATTTTCCCGGATCGATTTAACAATGGAAATCCGGATAACGATGATGCGAAAGTAAACGCAAGAGGGAATGAGCCGATTGAACATCAGAATTGGGGAGAGCTTCCAGACAATCCGAGACTTGCTGACAGTACAGGGTATGAAGGAGATGAAATCTGGAGCAACGATTTCTTTGGTGGTGATTTAAAAGGGATTCAAGAAAAGCTCGACTACATTCAGTCGCTCGGTGTTAACACTCTTTATCTGAATCCAATTGCTGAAGCAGCGTCAAACCACAAGTATGATGCAGCGGATTGGAAATCGATTGACCCAATGTTTGGGACACCAGAAGAGTTCAAGGCTTTTACAGATGAACTTGAAAAGCGAAATATGCATTTGATCATGGATGGGGTATTCAACCATGTTGGTGATGATTCCATTTATTTTGATCGTTATGGTAAATATGACGTAGTTGGTGCTTATGAATATTGGTCTCTCATTTATGACTTGATGAATGATGGCATGAGTGAAGAAGATGCAAAGACAGAAGCGCGAAAGCAACTAGAAAAAGAGGGCCAGACGTTTAATGATGAGTATGGCTTCCATAACTGGTTCAATATTAAAAATGAAAAAGTGGTCGATGAAAACGGCAACGAACGCTACGATTATCAGGCGTGGTGGGGTTATGATTCACTCCCTGAAATCAAGAGTGTTGAAGGGGAAGCTGTTGATTACGCAAGTGAATTGAACAATCAGAAATTCTCTGATTACATTATGTATGACGAAGACTCTGCTTCGAAATCATGGTTAACAAACGGTGCATCTGGATGGCGCCTTGATGTAGCCAATGAAGTGGATATGGAGTTCTGGCGCGAGTTCCGCGACGAATTAAAGTCTGAGGAAATGGCTGGCACTGGTGCCACACTTAAAGAAGGGGAGGAACCGCTCATTCTCGGAGAGATCTGGGATGATGCTTCGAAATACTTCCTTGGAGATCAATATGATTCAGTTATGAACTACCGTTTCGAAGGCGCGATTCTGAACTTCCTGAAGAGCGGAAATGCAGCAAGTGCGGATGAACAATTGATGGCCGTCCAAGAAGACTATCCTAAGGAAGCCTTCCATGCGCTTATGAACTTGATGGGCTCGCACGATACACCACGTGCCGTCTACGTTCTTGGCGGGGGAACAGACACGTATGAGCGTGCGGAATTTGATCCGAATTATGATCATGAACTCGGCGTGCAGCGTCTGAAACTAGCGGCAATTTTACAAATGGGATACCCTGGCGCACCAACGATTTATTATGGTGATGAAGCGGGAGTTACAGGTTCTAAGGACCCGGATGATCGCCGCACATATCCATGGGGCGATGTAAATGAAGAGTTATTGAAGCATTATCAGGATGCAGGTGCAGTTCGAACGGCAAACGCTGATCTTCTCGCATACGGCGAACTGACAACATTGTACGCAGAAGGCGATGTGTATGCGTTTGCTCGCACCAGTAAAGACGGTGCAGCTGTCATTGCAGTGAACCGTGGCAACAACGCGCAAACACTTGAGTTTGATGTGAAAGATGTTTTGAAAAATAACATTGCGTTCACCGACGGACTAGCAAAGGATTATAAAGTAACAGTGAAGGATGGCAAGGTAAGCGTGACGATTCCTGCGATGACAGGACGGATGCTGATTGCTGATCAGGACCAGAACTTCGAACTTCCAAATGCAGTCAGTGAGCTGAAAGCTGCAGCAGGAGAAGGAAGTGCAACGCTCTCCTGGACAGGTGATGCAGCACAGTATAAAGTCTACAAATCAACGCTTCAAGGAGCGATGTATGAAGAAGTGGCAGTGACAGATCAAACATCTGTTACAGTCGATAACCTGACGAATGGGCAAGCGTACTACTTTGCCGTAACCGCTTTGGATCGGGATGGCAACGAGTCGGTTAAAGTAGAAACGACAAGTGCAGCTGTGCCTCATTTTGAATGGAAAGATGGAGAATATGAGATTAGTTCTGTTACAGCTGTGGAAGATCAAGTACTTGATCTATCGAAAACGTTCACGGTTGAAGCGACTGTAAAGATTGCAGGAGCAACAGAGACAGGTCTTGCAGAAGGTTTAATTGGGAAGCTTCAGATGAAGCATGGAGACCGTGACTGGACTGAAACGAAAGCATCTTACACAGGCCAGGGCGGAGATAATGATGCAAATGCGTTCAAAGCTGATTTCCGTCCAATTGAGAAAGGCACGTATTCATACCGCTTTTCATTCTCAACAGACCGTGGTGCAACATGGAAAACAACGAATACAGAGGAAGTTGTCTTTTCTCAAAATCAAGATGATACGAAAGCGCCTGCTGAGGCCGTTAAGCTTGATGAGCCACTGAAGGAATCCGGACAAGTTACATTAAATTGGACACTTGAAGGTCCTGATGAGCCCTACCTTCTAGCGATTGAGCGGGATGCTGAGACGATTGAACTTTTAGAAAATGTCGAGGCTGTCAGCTATACCGATTTTGCTGTTCAGAATGGTAAAACCTATACGTATAAAGTGGTAGCTTACGATCAGGCTGGAAATCAGACAGCATCAAACGAAGTTTCCATTACACCGGATATTGTGATGGTTGATGTAACGTTTAAAGTTCACGCGCCGGATTATACACCACTTAGCGCGAAAGTCACCATGCCTGGCAGTCAAAACGGCTGGAGTACAAGTGCATGGGAAATGTCGCGTAATGGTGCTGTATCACCGGACTGGGAGCTGCAAAAGTCATTCCCGGAAGGAACTGTTTTAACGTACAAGTATGTAAAAGGTGAGTCGTGGGATCAGGAAGGCCTTGCCGATCACACACGTAACGACAAGTCAGATGACGATGTGAGTTATTACGGTTACGGTGCAGAAGGTACAGATCTGAAAATAACGGTAACAAATCAGGGTAGCAATAAAATGGTAGTAGAAGATGAAATTCTTCGCTGGATTGACATGCCTGTTGTTGTCACTTCCCCTGAAACAGGAGCAATTGTTGAAGGAGATACGGTGACATTCAAAGGGAATGCGATTAAAGAAGGCGACCTCACAATTAATGGTGAAAAAGTAATTGTGAACGACGATATGTCATTCTCACATGAAGTAAAGCTCGAGAATGGTGAAAATGAGATTCCAATTTCGATTTCACCTTCAGAAGAAAACAAATACGAAATCTTTAACAATGATGGCGGAGCAATTGGTAAGAACACGAAGGAATATACATGGAAAGTAACGTCCCAAGCGGGCGATCCTGAGCCGAAGGAACCTGTACGTTTATTCGGGGATGATCGTTATGCGACTTCGGTCGAAATTTCGAAACAGGGCTGGGATAAAGCGGATACAGTGGTGATTGCAAGAGGAGATAACTTTGCCGATGCGTTAGCTGGTGCTCCACTGGCATATAAACTTGATGCTCCAATTCTTCTAGCGAAAGAAAAGGGACTTGAGAAGTCAGTAAAAGATGAAATCAAGCGACTTGGAGCTAAAAACGTGATTATCTTAGGTGGTACCAAAGCTGTGCCAAAGTTTATCTCCTATCAGCTTGAAGGACTGGACTTGAAAGTAAAACGAATTTACGGAGACGACCGTTTTGAAACAGCCGCTAATATTCAGGCAAGCCTTGGTGGTAACCCTGATAAAGCGATCGTAGCAAACGGTATGGACTTTCCTGATGCACTCGCTGCAGCATCCTATGCAGCAGAAAAAGGGTATCCAATTCTTTTCACGAAAAAAGATAGCGTTCCGAAAACAACGTTGCGAGCATTGCGCAGCGTAGACGGATCCATTGTTGCTGGTGGAGAAGCTGTTATCAGTGAACAATTGCTTGGCGATCTACCAGCTCCAGAGCGATTTGCAGGTGAAAACCGCTTTGGAACAGCGGCAGCTATTGCAACGGAACTTAATGCATCGAAGCAGGTCTTTATCGCAACAGGCATGGATTTCGCTGATGCCCTAACAGGCTCAGTACTTGCAGCAAAACAGGATGCAGCTATGCTCCTTGTTAAACCAGAGGCAATGCCGGACGAAACGGCAGAAGCACTGAAGAAGCTAGAAGCTGATACATTTATAATACTCGGTGGGACGAGTGCGGTAAGTGATGAGGTGGTTGAGGGGCTGAATTAGAACGGTGTAATGGAGTGTAAACGGGGTCAGACCCCTCTCTGACCCCATGAAGTGTCCGCCTCCGGCGGACACTTTTTTTGCGATGAAAGAGGAGGGAGGGGCAGACACGTGTCTGACCCCCCTCACCCTTCATCAGCACATGGTCAAGTCATGTCGTGATTATGGAAGCCGATGTTAAAAGTGGTGCAATGACGACCGCACGCTTTGCAGAGAGGCAAGCAAGAAAGGTCTTTGCCATGAAAAGCGAAGACCTTCGAAAAGGACAGGGGACAAACTGTCTAACCGAGAAAGGTGTAACCCCTTACACCGGCGTAGATTTCTTTTTAAATGAACTGAATTTACCCACGACACGTTAAAAGAATCCATTCCCAGATTCTTAAAAGTTATCAAAACCACCGAATATTCAACGAATGAACTCTTCGATTTGATCCCTCAAGGATCTTCAATATCATCTCTCCCTATCTAGAGCATGATGGCTTCCAACCATCAGGGAAAAGATGAAAGAGAAAAGAAGATAAACCTGCCTCGGAACCACCCAATCGAGCCATCGAAAGGGTGGTTTTTCTATGTGAATTTCATTCTTCTTTTATAAGTATATCTACCTATGTGTGTTTAAACCAAGAATAGTCAATAAAAAGTAAAACTACTTTTATATAGTAATTAATTTATATATTTGGGGTCAGACAGGGGTCTGGCCCCAAAATGAAAGCGCAAACAAAATTTAAACAATTTACTCAATTTTTACACATATAGGACAATTGTTGTTGTATACTGACAATTGATGGCAGTGTCACCAAAATTCGACTACATATCCGGGGGGATGGAATTTGAAACGAAGGTCAAAAGGTCGTTTGATCAGCTTTGCGCTGATTTTCTCAATGGTCCTTAGCTTTTTCGCGTTACCAGTTTCACAGTATGCTTCTGCAGCTGAAGAAACGTTTCAAGATCTTATCATTTCAGAGTACATTGAAGGTGGAAGCTACAACAAAGCTCTCGAACTTTACAATGGAACAGGGAATTCAATTAATCTAGCTGATTATACCCTTGAACTCTATTCTAATGGAGAGACAGAACCAAAGTATTCCTTAACATTAGAAGGAACACTTGCAGATGGGGAAGTTTTTGTACTTGCTCATGATCAAGCAGTCCAGACTATGTTAGATCAAGCTGATGTAACGAATCAAACTGTCGTTAATTTCAATGGTAATGATGTTGTTACGCTCAAAAAGAATGATGATATTATCGATTCACTTGGTCAAATTGGTTCAGACTCTGATTTCGCCAAAGACGTAACACTTGTCCGTAATGACTCAGTAACAACAGGTGACTCAGATGCAACTGACGCATTTGACTTCACGACTGAATGGACAAGTCATGCAAAAGACACTTTCACATTCCTCGGCGCACACCTTTCTGACGACACTACACCAGATCCGGAACCAATCGAACTTTCAACAATCGCTGATGCTAGATCAGTAGCCAAAGGCACACAAGTAAAAGTAAAAGGAATTGCCACAGCTTCATTTGAAACTGGTGGTCAAACAAATCTTTTTATCCAAGATGACACAGCTGGAATTATTGTTCGCGCAGCCGGAATTACTGCTCAGCCTGGTGATGAAGTGACTGTAACAGGATCTATGTCTGATTATTATGGAATGCAGCAAATCATGACGAGCTCTACTAATGTTGTTATAACAACTAAAGACAAAGGCATCCCGTCCCCTCAATCACTCACTTCAACAGATCTCTCAGCAGAAAATGGT harbors:
- a CDS encoding anti-repressor SinI family protein, with product MRTHTDEKLDQEWVDLISIAIKIGLSKEEVKRFLVNSSKK
- a CDS encoding SDR family oxidoreductase, whose amino-acid sequence is MKKVAVITGGGSGIGADTAKRFAKEGIRVCLFDLKESRAENVKDEIIREGGDAFVLDIDVSDEERVTYGLEQVVKEWGQIDILFNNAGINGTLNSIEEMKAEEWDETIHTNLKSTFLMMKHTIPYMKKNGGSMIITSSINGNRTFSNFGMSAYSTSKAGQVAFMKMAALELAQYHIRVNAICPGAIDTNIEQNTDRKESVEKIEIPVEYPEGAHPLEQKSGSADQVADVVYFLASDASSHVTGTAMYVDGAESLL
- a CDS encoding helix-turn-helix domain-containing protein translates to MIGEEVKKYRLRKGLSLSELAERANVAKSYLSSIERNIQSNPSIQFLDKISNVLDVSVETLLQGDDPIHQNELDSEWKRLVKEAMNSGVSKDQFKEFLEFNKWRANQGSDN
- the gloA2 gene encoding SMU1112c/YaeR family gloxylase I-like metalloprotein gives rise to the protein MFTKLHHVAIICSDYKRSKAFYVDMLELAIIEETYREDRQSYKLDLAVGEHTRIELFSFPDAPERPSYPEARGLRHLAFEVEDLDEAVQYLTSKGIQSMEDIRYDELTNKRFTFFADPDGLPIELYEK
- a CDS encoding anti-repressor SinI family protein encodes the protein MSVHTEDKLDQEWIELIKEAKELGLKIEEIQCFLRQQKYS
- a CDS encoding alpha amylase N-terminal ig-like domain-containing protein; amino-acid sequence: MKRRNRKGLSLWLAIVLVLQLLAGAIPGVQAAEGSPIIDGSSAKFMYEGDGSEETVLVAGDFTNWQDGALPLEKGEDNVWSLKIDNLSDGQHQYKLIVNGEWMKDPMNPNGNDNSTFTIGEPTNDRIVTLVGDLQDELGAAKEWDPAAEETIMEAKGNGFYELTAELPAGTYEYKVAINQSWGESYGDGTGNLKLTLSEATTVTFYYHDGTHAVANSTNYTPIAKEKQPRLAGSIQPAIDAGAEWSPEQSTALLTDDDYDNVYTFTEMVPKGNYEYKVVLGNTWGEDYPAENAKLNVLTDANVTFFFNSETKDVSTDYSAEGSDGAISKASLLHNSWEEAYRAPFGAIQKSKTVTLRLSAKKDDLTGADLYIKNQNTGTSKLVAMEKATTADGLDFWEADVTPEEKGLYGYKFIVRDGSAKAEYGEDTKQGALGKAIDANAELYQLTVFDPGYETPDWMKEAVVYQIFPDRFNNGNPDNDDAKVNARGNEPIEHQNWGELPDNPRLADSTGYEGDEIWSNDFFGGDLKGIQEKLDYIQSLGVNTLYLNPIAEAASNHKYDAADWKSIDPMFGTPEEFKAFTDELEKRNMHLIMDGVFNHVGDDSIYFDRYGKYDVVGAYEYWSLIYDLMNDGMSEEDAKTEARKQLEKEGQTFNDEYGFHNWFNIKNEKVVDENGNERYDYQAWWGYDSLPEIKSVEGEAVDYASELNNQKFSDYIMYDEDSASKSWLTNGASGWRLDVANEVDMEFWREFRDELKSEEMAGTGATLKEGEEPLILGEIWDDASKYFLGDQYDSVMNYRFEGAILNFLKSGNAASADEQLMAVQEDYPKEAFHALMNLMGSHDTPRAVYVLGGGTDTYERAEFDPNYDHELGVQRLKLAAILQMGYPGAPTIYYGDEAGVTGSKDPDDRRTYPWGDVNEELLKHYQDAGAVRTANADLLAYGELTTLYAEGDVYAFARTSKDGAAVIAVNRGNNAQTLEFDVKDVLKNNIAFTDGLAKDYKVTVKDGKVSVTIPAMTGRMLIADQDQNFELPNAVSELKAAAGEGSATLSWTGDAAQYKVYKSTLQGAMYEEVAVTDQTSVTVDNLTNGQAYYFAVTALDRDGNESVKVETTSAAVPHFEWKDGEYEISSVTAVEDQVLDLSKTFTVEATVKIAGATETGLAEGLIGKLQMKHGDRDWTETKASYTGQGGDNDANAFKADFRPIEKGTYSYRFSFSTDRGATWKTTNTEEVVFSQNQDDTKAPAEAVKLDEPLKESGQVTLNWTLEGPDEPYLLAIERDAETIELLENVEAVSYTDFAVQNGKTYTYKVVAYDQAGNQTASNEVSITPDIVMVDVTFKVHAPDYTPLSAKVTMPGSQNGWSTSAWEMSRNGAVSPDWELQKSFPEGTVLTYKYVKGESWDQEGLADHTRNDKSDDDVSYYGYGAEGTDLKITVTNQGSNKMVVEDEILRWIDMPVVVTSPETGAIVEGDTVTFKGNAIKEGDLTINGEKVIVNDDMSFSHEVKLENGENEIPISISPSEENKYEIFNNDGGAIGKNTKEYTWKVTSQAGDPEPKEPVRLFGDDRYATSVEISKQGWDKADTVVIARGDNFADALAGAPLAYKLDAPILLAKEKGLEKSVKDEIKRLGAKNVIILGGTKAVPKFISYQLEGLDLKVKRIYGDDRFETAANIQASLGGNPDKAIVANGMDFPDALAAASYAAEKGYPILFTKKDSVPKTTLRALRSVDGSIVAGGEAVISEQLLGDLPAPERFAGENRFGTAAAIATELNASKQVFIATGMDFADALTGSVLAAKQDAAMLLVKPEAMPDETAEALKKLEADTFIILGGTSAVSDEVVEGLN